In Halovivax gelatinilyticus, the following are encoded in one genomic region:
- a CDS encoding DNA-directed RNA polymerase subunit B'', with the protein MSVDRTARRTISREYFSADRLAEHHFRSFNSFLNRGMQQVVDEKETIDTDIGDKEGEEPVFVELGDVRVVTPRVREADGSEELLYPQEARLRNITYSAPVFMEMAIVKGEEGDERVVDQTETKIGRMPIMVGSEKCNIAGFTDEELIEIGEDPADPGGYFIVNGSERVLMTSEDLAPNKILAEHDTKYGDDIQVAKTFSQRRGYRALVLCERTRNGLLEVSFPSVSGSINFVTLVRALGLESDEEIVHKVSNDPEIVKYMLENLEEAEVQTEEEAIEALGKRVASGQGKNYQLKRANYVIDRYLLPHLHEEGVEEEAVRTNKAHYLCRMAEACFELALGRREADDKDHYANKRLKVSGDLMKDLFRTALNKLARDVKYQLERANMRNRNLSVNTVVRSDVLTERLEHPIATGNWVGGRSGVSQLVDRTDYMGVLSHLRRLRSPLSRSQPHFEARDLHATQWGRICPSETPEGPNCGLVKNFAQAMELSQNVADEQALKRELASMGVEGIPGLEHANRTPADD; encoded by the coding sequence ATGAGCGTCGACCGAACGGCACGACGAACGATCTCCCGGGAGTACTTCTCGGCGGATCGGCTCGCAGAACACCACTTTCGCTCGTTCAACTCGTTTCTCAACCGCGGCATGCAACAGGTCGTCGACGAGAAGGAGACGATCGACACCGACATCGGCGACAAGGAAGGCGAAGAGCCGGTCTTCGTCGAGCTCGGCGACGTTCGCGTTGTAACTCCGCGCGTGCGTGAAGCGGACGGCAGCGAGGAACTGCTCTACCCGCAGGAAGCGCGATTGCGAAACATCACGTACTCGGCGCCCGTCTTCATGGAGATGGCCATCGTCAAGGGCGAGGAGGGCGACGAGCGGGTCGTCGACCAGACCGAGACGAAGATCGGCCGCATGCCGATCATGGTCGGCTCCGAAAAGTGTAACATCGCAGGCTTTACCGACGAGGAGTTGATCGAGATCGGCGAAGACCCGGCCGACCCCGGCGGCTACTTCATCGTCAACGGCTCCGAGCGCGTGTTGATGACGTCGGAAGACCTCGCACCGAATAAGATCCTCGCCGAGCACGACACCAAGTACGGCGACGATATCCAGGTCGCGAAGACATTCTCCCAGCGTCGAGGCTACCGCGCGCTCGTCCTCTGTGAGCGTACCAGAAACGGGCTGCTCGAGGTCTCGTTCCCGTCGGTCTCGGGTTCGATCAACTTCGTCACGCTCGTTCGTGCGCTCGGTCTCGAGTCAGACGAGGAGATCGTCCACAAGGTCTCGAACGACCCCGAGATCGTCAAGTACATGCTCGAAAATCTGGAGGAAGCCGAGGTCCAGACCGAAGAAGAGGCGATCGAGGCGCTCGGCAAGCGCGTCGCCTCGGGACAGGGCAAGAACTACCAGTTAAAACGGGCGAACTACGTCATCGATCGGTACCTCCTGCCTCACCTCCACGAAGAGGGCGTCGAGGAGGAGGCCGTTCGCACGAACAAGGCTCACTACCTCTGTCGGATGGCCGAAGCCTGCTTCGAACTCGCACTCGGCCGCCGAGAGGCCGACGACAAGGACCACTACGCGAACAAGCGTCTCAAAGTCTCGGGCGACCTGATGAAGGACCTCTTCAGGACGGCACTCAACAAACTCGCACGCGACGTGAAGTACCAGCTCGAGCGAGCTAACATGCGAAACCGGAACCTCTCGGTGAACACGGTGGTCCGATCGGACGTGCTCACCGAGCGCTTAGAGCACCCGATCGCGACGGGCAACTGGGTGGGCGGTCGATCCGGCGTGAGTCAGCTGGTCGACCGAACGGACTACATGGGCGTACTGAGCCACCTGCGTCGGCTTCGTTCGCCGCTCTCCCGGTCCCAACCACACTTCGAAGCCCGGGACTTACACGCGACGCAGTGGGGTCGCATCTGTCCCTCGGAAACGCCGGAGGGGCCCAACTGCGGACTGGTCAAGAACTTCGCACAGGCGATGGAGCTCTCACAGAACGTCGCGGACGAACAGGCACTCAAACGAGAACTGGCGTCGATGGGGGTCGAGGGTATTCCGGGCCTCGAACACGCCAACCGAACACCGGCGGACGACTAA
- a CDS encoding DNA-directed RNA polymerase subunit H: MVDVTNHTLVPEHSVLDESTIETVLDEYDIDRTDLPKIKRTDPALPDDAEIGDVIEIVRDSRTTDQAVVYRLVVD, translated from the coding sequence ATGGTAGACGTAACAAATCACACGCTCGTTCCAGAGCACTCCGTCCTCGATGAGTCGACGATCGAGACGGTGCTCGACGAGTACGACATCGACCGAACCGACTTACCAAAGATCAAGCGGACCGATCCCGCGCTCCCCGACGACGCGGAGATCGGCGACGTGATCGAGATCGTTCGCGACTCGCGCACGACCGACCAGGCAGTCGTCTATCGACTGGTGGTGGACTGA
- a CDS encoding group I intron-associated PD-(D/E)XK endonuclease, translated as MNSKQVGDVTEVRILARLIATGYSVAIPYGDNDPYDLLVDTGSSILKVQCKTGWVEGEVIRFKTASKTTCDGQVTMVDYGDKIDAFAVYCESENKYYWVPIDDAGAKSTYLRLAEPAIDHPSVNRASEYTFSSQLPSIGPE; from the coding sequence ATGAATTCAAAACAGGTCGGGGACGTCACGGAGGTTCGCATTCTAGCCCGATTGATCGCAACGGGTTACTCGGTCGCGATCCCGTACGGAGACAACGATCCATACGATTTACTCGTCGATACGGGATCGTCGATTTTGAAGGTACAGTGTAAGACAGGATGGGTAGAAGGCGAGGTAATACGATTCAAAACCGCGAGTAAGACGACTTGCGACGGTCAAGTGACGATGGTTGACTACGGCGACAAAATCGATGCATTCGCCGTGTACTGTGAGAGTGAAAACAAGTACTACTGGGTTCCCATTGACGATGCCGGCGCGAAGAGTACCTACCTCCGGCTCGCTGAGCCAGCGATCGACCATCCGAGCGTAAACAGAGCCAGTGAGTACACGTTCTCCAGTCAGCTCCCATCGATCGGGCCCGAATAA
- a CDS encoding bacterio-opsin activator domain-containing protein translates to MPADIDVLLVDNEPSFAQLAAEMLTRADDSLSVTTVTSASNALETVEETPIDCVVSDYDMPGLSGLELLEAVREDNEDLPFVLFTGKGSEEIASEAIAAGVTGYLQKKSGREQYTLLANQIRNAVAQYRAETELRESEKRYERTLTGLHETTRDLMRAGTKGEIFRAAVDTADEILGVPIVATYRFDPTERNLQHAASVSATAEALDPDRTYEHDEGHVWDIFSTGEMGYVPDVQAEVGEDTELRRRSEVIVPLGTHGMLVAGSEARDGFDETTIELIQILAANTEAALDRAEREQLLRDHDRRLTHQNEELTRLNHTNELVREITRGVAQATTREEIETTVCDRLVGGERYLGAWIAPTDDPWSPTARSGIETAYADRISADGESAPEADLARRAIDDERVQVVRNVLDEPAWEPRRSVALTAGFQTVLAVPLIGRDRRYGAVVVHAPAADAVTDREREVLAELGETIGHAIRTAERTRAMVTDERVELELSCTDEQLLFTQLARVLDRTITLEGIVDRADGRIVCFVRVPAYPADEVDSIADELAVVESAAAISEAEESVLVDVTITSTPLLDILAEFDTRLRSVTADGEISSMTVQLPQGVDARSVIEGIQEAYPTTELTARRETTRKHSGGHVNGKIESTLTAKQLEALQSAYYSGFFEWPRESTGEDLAETLDVSAPTLHYHLRAAQRKLVDLTFDDGSN, encoded by the coding sequence ATGCCAGCCGATATCGACGTCCTGCTCGTCGACAACGAGCCCAGTTTCGCCCAGTTAGCAGCTGAGATGCTCACGCGGGCAGACGACTCGCTCTCCGTGACCACCGTTACGAGCGCGTCGAACGCGCTCGAGACCGTCGAGGAAACCCCGATCGACTGCGTCGTCAGCGATTACGACATGCCCGGACTGAGCGGGCTCGAACTGCTAGAGGCAGTCCGCGAGGACAACGAAGACCTTCCGTTCGTGCTCTTTACCGGAAAGGGATCCGAGGAGATCGCGAGCGAGGCGATCGCCGCGGGCGTGACGGGCTACCTCCAGAAGAAATCCGGTCGCGAGCAGTACACCCTGCTCGCCAATCAGATCAGAAACGCCGTCGCCCAGTACCGCGCGGAGACGGAGCTTCGAGAGAGCGAAAAGCGCTACGAGCGAACCCTGACGGGGTTACACGAGACGACGCGCGACCTGATGCGCGCGGGGACGAAAGGGGAGATCTTCCGCGCGGCAGTCGACACCGCAGACGAGATACTCGGCGTGCCGATCGTCGCGACCTACCGGTTCGATCCCACCGAGCGAAACCTCCAGCACGCCGCGTCGGTGTCGGCGACGGCGGAGGCGCTCGATCCCGACCGGACGTACGAGCACGACGAGGGCCACGTCTGGGATATCTTCTCGACCGGCGAGATGGGGTACGTTCCGGACGTCCAGGCCGAGGTGGGTGAAGACACCGAACTCAGACGGCGGAGCGAAGTGATCGTCCCGCTCGGAACCCACGGAATGCTCGTCGCCGGCAGCGAGGCGCGCGACGGCTTCGACGAGACGACTATCGAGCTGATCCAGATCCTGGCGGCGAACACCGAGGCGGCGCTCGACCGTGCAGAGCGCGAGCAGCTGCTTCGAGATCACGACCGGCGGCTCACCCACCAGAACGAGGAGCTGACCCGGCTCAATCACACGAACGAACTCGTCAGGGAGATTACGCGGGGCGTCGCCCAGGCGACGACGCGCGAGGAGATCGAAACCACGGTCTGTGACCGGCTGGTCGGCGGCGAACGCTACCTCGGCGCCTGGATCGCGCCGACGGACGATCCCTGGTCGCCCACCGCACGGAGCGGCATCGAGACCGCGTACGCAGACCGCATCAGCGCAGACGGCGAGTCGGCACCCGAGGCCGACCTCGCCCGGCGAGCGATCGACGACGAGCGCGTCCAGGTCGTCCGGAACGTCCTGGACGAGCCGGCCTGGGAGCCGCGGCGGTCGGTCGCGCTCACGGCGGGATTTCAGACCGTCCTCGCCGTGCCACTGATCGGACGGGACCGACGGTACGGCGCGGTCGTCGTTCACGCGCCGGCGGCAGACGCGGTGACCGACCGGGAGCGAGAGGTTCTCGCCGAACTCGGCGAAACGATCGGACACGCGATTCGGACGGCCGAACGAACGCGAGCGATGGTGACCGACGAGCGAGTCGAACTCGAACTCTCGTGTACGGACGAACAGTTGCTTTTCACCCAGCTCGCCCGGGTCCTCGATCGAACGATTACGCTCGAAGGCATCGTCGACCGCGCAGACGGACGGATCGTCTGTTTCGTTCGCGTTCCGGCGTACCCGGCCGACGAGGTAGACTCGATTGCCGACGAGCTGGCGGTCGTCGAGAGCGCGGCCGCCATCAGTGAGGCTGAGGAGTCGGTTCTGGTCGACGTGACGATCACGTCGACGCCGTTGCTCGATATTCTCGCGGAGTTCGACACGCGTTTGCGTTCCGTAACTGCCGACGGTGAAATTAGTTCGATGACCGTTCAGCTTCCCCAGGGTGTGGACGCTCGATCGGTCATCGAGGGAATTCAGGAGGCCTACCCCACCACCGAACTCACCGCGCGCCGGGAGACGACGCGAAAACACTCCGGCGGACACGTAAACGGGAAAATCGAGTCGACATTGACGGCCAAACAGCTCGAAGCCCTGCAGTCTGCGTACTACAGCGGGTTCTTCGAGTGGCCTCGAGAGAGTACCGGCGAAGATCTCGCCGAGACGCTCGACGTCTCCGCTCCGACGCTTCACTATCACCTCAGGGCGGCCCAGCGCAAGCTGGTCGATCTGACCTTCGACGACGGTTCTAATTAA
- a CDS encoding protein-L-isoaspartate O-methyltransferase family protein, translating to MDPAVVRADMIEGLQHESKGVLTDASLAAAMQAVPREAFVPDGVDPYADREYDHLGTTVLAPSDVARLLEALSPEPDDSVLVVGAGVGYTSAVLAELVGETNVHAVDIARPAVYAARSNLAEAGYDGVLVDCRDGVRGLPAYAPFDRILLEASAVAVPDPLRAQLADGGRLVFPCGTSTQRLLTVTSTGRVEHGPVSFEPLLVRGEQSGAIERNRTMREDGEFALQRAGAHRGWEHEWIEWESD from the coding sequence ATGGATCCGGCGGTGGTACGGGCGGACATGATCGAGGGGCTCCAGCACGAGTCGAAAGGCGTTCTCACCGACGCCTCGCTCGCAGCGGCGATGCAGGCGGTCCCGCGCGAGGCGTTCGTCCCGGATGGCGTCGACCCCTACGCCGACCGCGAGTACGACCACCTCGGAACGACCGTTCTCGCCCCGAGCGATGTTGCCCGGTTGCTGGAGGCGCTCTCACCTGAGCCCGACGACTCGGTCCTCGTCGTGGGCGCGGGTGTCGGCTACACGTCGGCGGTGCTCGCCGAACTCGTCGGCGAAACGAACGTCCACGCGGTGGACATCGCTCGCCCGGCCGTCTACGCCGCTCGCTCGAACCTGGCTGAGGCCGGGTACGACGGCGTCCTGGTCGACTGTCGCGACGGCGTGCGGGGGCTACCGGCGTACGCCCCGTTCGATCGCATTCTCCTGGAGGCGAGTGCCGTTGCGGTTCCCGATCCCCTCCGGGCGCAACTCGCCGACGGGGGTCGACTCGTCTTTCCGTGCGGAACGAGCACCCAGCGGTTGCTCACGGTCACGTCGACGGGACGGGTCGAACACGGTCCGGTCTCGTTCGAACCGTTGCTCGTTCGCGGCGAGCAATCGGGGGCGATCGAGCGCAATCGAACGATGCGCGAAGACGGCGAGTTCGCCCTCCAGCGCGCCGGTGCCCATCGCGGGTGGGAACACGAGTGGATCGAGTGGGAGTCGGATTGA
- a CDS encoding protein-L-isoaspartate(D-aspartate) O-methyltransferase — protein MTDPDSDPFASARSDLRDTLAGHVDDERVLDAMEAVPRHAFVPESRRTDAYRDRPLPIGDGQTVSAPHIVAIMAELLDLEPGDRVLEIGTGCGYHAAVTAELVGAQNVYSVEYSESLAETARDRLAALGYDGISIRVGDGRDGWKENVPYRAAYATCALGTAPTAVLDQLRHDGTFLAPIGTARQTLVRLARTSADEFERSEHGAVRFVSVRG, from the coding sequence ATGACAGACCCAGATTCCGATCCGTTCGCGTCCGCCCGTAGCGACCTTCGGGACACGCTCGCCGGACACGTCGACGACGAACGCGTACTCGACGCGATGGAGGCGGTTCCGCGCCACGCGTTCGTCCCCGAGTCCCGACGCACAGACGCCTACCGAGACCGTCCGCTTCCGATCGGGGACGGTCAGACTGTGAGCGCCCCGCACATAGTGGCGATCATGGCCGAATTGCTCGATCTCGAGCCCGGCGATCGAGTCCTCGAGATCGGGACGGGGTGTGGCTACCACGCGGCCGTGACGGCCGAACTCGTCGGTGCCCAGAACGTCTACAGCGTCGAGTACAGCGAGTCGCTGGCCGAGACGGCGCGCGACCGGCTCGCTGCGCTCGGTTACGACGGGATTTCGATCCGCGTCGGGGACGGCCGCGACGGCTGGAAGGAAAACGTACCGTACCGGGCTGCGTACGCGACCTGTGCGCTCGGAACGGCGCCGACCGCCGTTCTCGACCAGCTTCGTCACGACGGGACGTTTCTTGCCCCGATCGGAACGGCCAGACAGACGCTCGTCCGGCTAGCGCGGACGTCGGCCGACGAGTTCGAGCGAAGCGAACACGGCGCCGTCAGATTCGTCTCGGTTCGAGGATGA
- a CDS encoding HVO_0476 family zinc finger protein, which yields MSEIQDRLGVPCPACSPKLETVHEVLSPGEGSITVRCGECGHVHKIQPESTPEVTLDVVVSQGGESFTANVTTPEDERVEVGDEFLLETDEVLATVRVTSVELDEQRRRESARADEIETVWTREVDNVAVNVTIHPEDGRRDDSRSITMYVPGDYEFTIGETEAAESEEFSIDAVVVRGDAAGYDRDRYEMDGDVVLAKDAKRVYAWDETSTAWSAW from the coding sequence ATGAGCGAGATTCAGGACCGCCTCGGCGTTCCCTGTCCGGCCTGTTCGCCAAAGCTGGAGACGGTCCACGAGGTTCTTTCACCCGGCGAGGGATCGATAACGGTCCGCTGTGGGGAGTGTGGTCACGTCCACAAGATTCAGCCCGAGTCGACGCCCGAGGTTACCCTCGACGTCGTCGTTTCCCAGGGCGGCGAGTCGTTCACCGCGAACGTGACGACGCCCGAAGACGAGCGCGTCGAGGTCGGCGACGAGTTCCTCTTAGAGACCGACGAGGTGCTCGCGACGGTCCGCGTGACGAGCGTCGAACTCGACGAGCAGCGCCGACGGGAGTCGGCTCGCGCCGACGAGATCGAAACCGTCTGGACGCGGGAGGTGGATAACGTCGCCGTCAACGTCACGATCCACCCGGAAGACGGCCGTCGCGACGACAGCAGATCGATCACGATGTACGTTCCCGGCGACTACGAGTTTACGATCGGCGAGACCGAGGCGGCCGAGAGCGAGGAGTTCTCGATCGACGCCGTCGTCGTTCGCGGTGACGCGGCAGGCTACGATCGCGATCGCTACGAGATGGACGGTGACGTGGTTCTCGCGAAGGACGCAAAACGCGTCTACGCCTGGGACGAGACCTCGACGGCGTGGTCGGCCTGGTAG
- a CDS encoding aminopeptidase: MESDAAFRDASKTAVEQCLALESHESCSIVTDDKREPIGEALYEVASEITSDAVVVRYPPGATHGSEPPKPVASAMAASDVVLAPTTKSLSHTRARGDANEAGARVATLPGITPEVFTTGLDADYEEIEGHCADVLAQVDGASEMRVTSPSGTDITFDVATREWNADTGIVHEPGEMSNLPAGEVFVSPESADGTYVVDGTMRPHGRLADGQALTFEVEDGLVTHISDDEIRETVEAAAADVGDAAYNLAELGIGTNVAVTELVGSVLLDEKAGGTVHIAIGDDMGIGGDVEAPIHLDGIIRDVTVYADDTEIELPEP, encoded by the coding sequence ATGGAATCAGACGCCGCATTTCGGGACGCCAGTAAAACGGCGGTCGAACAGTGTCTCGCGCTCGAGTCACACGAGTCGTGTTCGATCGTCACCGACGACAAACGGGAACCGATCGGCGAGGCGCTCTACGAGGTCGCGAGCGAAATTACGAGCGACGCGGTCGTGGTTCGGTACCCGCCGGGAGCGACCCACGGGAGCGAGCCACCGAAACCGGTAGCGTCGGCGATGGCGGCTTCGGACGTGGTCCTCGCCCCGACGACGAAGAGTCTGAGTCATACGCGCGCTCGCGGCGACGCGAACGAAGCCGGCGCGCGCGTCGCGACCCTTCCGGGGATCACCCCCGAGGTATTCACGACCGGCCTCGACGCCGACTACGAGGAGATCGAAGGCCACTGTGCGGACGTCCTGGCGCAGGTCGACGGCGCGAGCGAGATGCGAGTGACGAGCCCGAGCGGGACGGACATCACGTTCGACGTCGCAACCCGGGAGTGGAACGCCGATACGGGAATCGTCCACGAGCCGGGTGAAATGTCGAATCTGCCGGCCGGCGAGGTCTTCGTCAGTCCTGAATCGGCCGACGGTACGTACGTAGTCGACGGGACGATGCGTCCGCACGGCCGTCTCGCCGACGGACAGGCGCTGACGTTCGAGGTCGAAGACGGCCTCGTCACGCACATTAGCGACGACGAAATCCGCGAGACGGTCGAGGCGGCCGCGGCGGACGTCGGCGACGCGGCGTACAACCTGGCCGAACTCGGCATCGGGACGAACGTCGCGGTCACGGAACTGGTCGGATCGGTTCTCCTGGACGAGAAAGCGGGCGGGACGGTCCACATCGCGATCGGTGACGACATGGGGATCGGCGGCGACGTCGAGGCGCCGATTCACCTAGACGGTATCATTCGCGACGTTACGGTCTACGCCGACGACACCGAAATCGAGTTGCCCGAGCCGTAG
- a CDS encoding phosphatase PAP2 family protein, giving the protein MVRDIVRETFWDESTNQAFRDTTPDPVVSALEVLTHLGDGAVIVGLAVLLYWFGATDRRRDRIFVIAVGLAGMAIVSGIKGIVALERPTAALAFAPVDYPGYTFPSAHALGTAVVYTALAAVATIGTARQRYAVAAVIIVLVAYSRVVMGVHYLGDVIVGVGLGLAFIALVIRDPDPEISVLFSLAGATAILAYLLGSTQFVTLTVGASIGGLAGWAYVKPRRPDPYGASILVLGVLVLGLFLALRWLQVLGALEWTVDALGSTLGVAPAIEVVGYALATAAAVAVPNAAERLDDWPAVQRLQAVLPFSGRTVDPEKVSLPGVDSEDDSVRS; this is encoded by the coding sequence ATGGTCCGTGACATCGTCCGCGAGACGTTCTGGGATGAGTCGACGAATCAGGCGTTCAGAGATACGACGCCGGATCCGGTCGTCTCCGCGCTCGAAGTGCTCACGCACCTCGGCGACGGTGCGGTCATCGTCGGGCTCGCCGTCTTACTCTACTGGTTCGGCGCGACCGATCGCCGCCGCGACCGCATCTTCGTCATCGCCGTCGGCCTCGCCGGAATGGCGATCGTCTCGGGTATCAAGGGGATCGTCGCACTCGAGCGGCCGACGGCGGCGCTTGCGTTCGCTCCCGTCGATTACCCGGGCTACACGTTTCCGAGCGCCCACGCGCTGGGGACGGCGGTCGTCTACACCGCCCTCGCGGCGGTCGCGACGATCGGCACCGCTCGTCAGCGCTACGCCGTCGCCGCCGTCATCATCGTCCTCGTGGCGTACTCCCGGGTCGTCATGGGCGTCCACTACCTCGGCGACGTGATCGTCGGCGTCGGGCTGGGACTGGCGTTCATCGCGCTCGTCATACGCGATCCCGATCCCGAAATCTCAGTGCTCTTCTCGCTCGCCGGCGCGACCGCGATCCTGGCTTACCTGCTCGGCTCGACGCAGTTCGTCACGCTGACCGTCGGCGCCTCGATCGGCGGCCTTGCGGGCTGGGCGTACGTCAAACCGCGGCGTCCCGATCCCTACGGCGCCTCCATCCTCGTCCTCGGCGTCCTCGTCCTGGGACTGTTCCTCGCGCTGCGGTGGCTCCAGGTCCTGGGCGCGCTCGAATGGACCGTCGACGCGCTCGGCTCCACCCTCGGCGTCGCACCAGCCATCGAAGTCGTCGGCTACGCGCTGGCCACCGCGGCCGCGGTCGCAGTCCCCAACGCCGCCGAACGGCTCGACGACTGGCCGGCCGTCCAGCGTCTGCAGGCCGTCCTCCCGTTCAGCGGTCGCACCGTCGACCCGGAAAAGGTGTCG